A stretch of Mytilus edulis chromosome 11, xbMytEdul2.2, whole genome shotgun sequence DNA encodes these proteins:
- the LOC139495685 gene encoding uncharacterized protein, giving the protein MPACTCTKWNTLDEGNIFHCNYQATASENITIACQPNTRWRFVRIKRKDVESLTIREVDMNGDPVNNTNESGLSSTAHACGHSGYGYAGPIIGTYAASSNIDCTIICFTITACAAAEFDKKANVCTLKGECTHESQ; this is encoded by the exons ATGCCAGCATGTACATGTACGAAATGGAACACCTTAGATGAAGGAAATATATTTCACTGTAACTATCAGGCCACAGCAAGCGAGAACATTACTATAGCGTGCCAACCTAACACCAGATGGAGATTTGTCAGGATTAAACGTAAGGATGTGGAATCCCTTACAATTCGTGAAGTAGATATGAACGGCGACCCAGTCAACAACACCAATGAATCAG GTCTATCAAGCACTGCCCATGCATGTGGCCATTCCGGGTATGGATATGCCGGTCCGATCATAGGGACATATGCAGCGAGCAGTAACATTGATTGTACAATAATATGCTTCACTATTACCGCCTGTGCTGCTGCAGAATTTGACAAGAAAGCAAATGTTTGTACACTGAAAGGTGAATGTACGCATGAAAGCCAGTAA